A genome region from Anopheles stephensi strain Indian chromosome 2, UCI_ANSTEP_V1.0, whole genome shotgun sequence includes the following:
- the LOC118507065 gene encoding uncharacterized protein LOC118507065 has translation MIRISALNEEESDEDSNVSDTELIVTKEAEETIAISEYVRALQMKKENRQQDALELLLELLDTQVINDVTPTQADNKLFAVKYNCFRNIGLIYEEQGKEHLAIEFLMKAMDLDETDVYTMSRLAHMALKIGHLQIAKMYFEKCLKRNPNHWPSMEGLLRVFCSASNVVEAYGWASQCHRKDGRNKLYIDVVRAIRERFKSTLPYLDTVFTVPPSFDFSEEEKHRPLAAALETFDQLFKPCHQADDTPDFTVMPETLRNVMKIEDLSFETIGNVLVKLNQLMEELDLRCVFMVDTDELFCEHQKATPERIVEDVQMSPDATECSAEQSAAKDDNRMEIEEEEVCGEEANDVCGAAAKSNDEANGNGTSAADSADSGVDANEQAKNKARRRGSELKILEQWGWHKNRRSTRKKSVQEVNDPVDATVDSFFKQAVKQHLSEDLHFKDSPFVPEACTEAQPSDQAKGRTESAEAHSTSGSTEQSPTITQLNFCSECNLHSFVSEMKESNVDVYALMYGFLAHVSKSWGVAMKPELRSLYLELHSHFTQYTDYGSWNQLPEDRLEVIFQITLFHLELKLDAGLAQSDEQTRSVFDRFDEEVFHRCRFYVDSLPSPQTVTVYRIRLLWIAYILDCSMQKFDEALDNLYLLSELVDAPGGACIELNFPNQRANTSVSKGSVRELIGETERKLRIERVKRHYDSGEHEPVVTILKDTLQYYTSDGNPDESILSLTIQTQMLLESLWSMAEMEECFLWSEKSFTYSVQQFMTAPVQHDSRKSRMWANNVNFTLLYIESIIKQEGVAIIDMLGKNLSRLIQSLHRLLTHQLDPSGEKNYTAPLCLIECWRAWIVLYYILERQDDMDSSLKLNRPLAIADQSGTLELEPERLCNSIMMCFVAHELLGKKNWCSKGDSGLLFHTLDVVVPKIRSPMLEPFRETLNEYLEQVTYCLYGYPQKRPRLRHIQDHCAVQVALTWERAIQLFDLYRPDSLPEFNSYKLESISTDMEALLQRIILLIPREINMMKLSRPISEFIDGKGNTLPEPANILQSEVKPIFYLLADFYFKSRDFTRAIRYYVMDLALEPSRFDSWAGISLSKASKVETKLNSTETIPLQEFLDETDNGMKCFDQCLQLNEEDSQLWIEYGSFAYNIHSFCSRSLKLLSDTLSMESFALVETHKERCLDIAFTCFNKVSLIKLCYSTATGDGIDEQQQQQQQQQQLQSNQENGHNHEDEVWLHHYMLGKIAEKKKEHPAVYLTHYLKSAKYLYECNATYPIKINHSSPSQLAIEALEIFYRINAAIIKYVEQHSPISKKTSRLFLRTLKELSTSPFAVNRAKINENMLKRKISPNAGGNAAGATEVDVPVDSPKVAKAGEQTAPEAVGPVPAPSDVGEESTVREQPESAATVSVTGPQPQAPNPGASDVQVVEEVAYVPSPAAGAAPMPARALEHLRVEEIKQLGDLQHPAMRRGSQESAITSTTTTTTTTTSNSSSTSSDSSDSDSDTSSDSDSDSTSTDDELINQQPIDPTQRDTIFKLCIKNLEECITRFPEHYKSMYRLVHHFMHAPGSTKSFASARQLLLGTYRTTLGNQIPGLFTERKTTNFFNGLWRIPASDIDRPGNFASHISKCVIVLMETLKEFAEYDILLDLALQLQRTPEPDKKYLNDYERKELVQQAILYCVQVYRSLLKKYTDGRNDAELLSLMVDMYKAYRKIIKHMQAKESMFATVLVDAYRVFVSDKVPKLPDNISVLDLAVKLCTYEMNYRKTQEKQQQASASAGTGSTSGTTGAAAAAVSAAGNGGNGSKQMLTSGELPATMIVPMQPISANFIPGLTKQNRRLGVTKATASASAAPPTSTAATTEQSSVPQPSYPATHQYAQSALTSMMMSDLSSRVTITPIMLDSVPSSTTGSNSSNKATTASSSTSATTVPTAAAKSMPFSPGTSSSDLLLPLPSVTPPTPTASSPATGAVSSSTLYQQYLKLFSQIPNIAAIGNSPMMTAAFTEYLAAFKMQSQKAALSPSTDRSTSTPSPLPPPMALGMPKGQMASSASKDYNPVGSGSSSSQQTTAPTASTTLGASKKGSSGTKSINVEQHQHQLATITLTPMSTLTGTGPLPTKKDARVSSPFGGTAQRVASPSPIPTITPSDGPIPARSKDPAAGGRKAKGRKAGAGQQTRPAPYSRPNAMNQPIPQLGVPGLSIEPVMGPLMQPVGTGKASGSTTNTGRTDKSLAAGQFDASVPKDLIASYMELLQKYPHMARSWLMSMKGGTGATAPTVPGMPPLPATGGRKQSAKQSAKATAAMQNALVGSNRFASASPTAGIPRIGATITPVPTGAGGYPPTDSYNRQSAMIGAGGGGGGAGTSSTPSPISMHPMGVGSNQQQAKTLQQKLAERQKANKARESEGAGGGGSGHQGGAAVNTTTAKPKPPADDPMDVIVLE, from the exons ATGATCCGAATATCAGCGCTCAACGAGGAAGAATCGGACGAAGACAGTAACGTTTCCGATACCGAGCTAATAGTTACGAAAGAAGCCGAG GAAACCATTGCCATCTCGGAGTATGTACGTGCGCTGCAGATGAAAAAGGAGAACCGGCAGCAGGATGCGTTAGAACTGCTGCTGGAACTGTTGGATACGCAGGTCATCAACGAT GTTACGCCCACCCAGGCGGACAACAAGCTGTTCGCGGTCAAGTACAACTGCTTTCGAAACATTGGGCTGATCTACGAGGAGCAAGGTAAGGAACATCTTGCCATCGAATTCCTTATGAAGGCAATGGATCTGGACGAAACGGACGTGTACACTATGTCCCGTTTGGCACACATGGCCCTCAAGATCGGCCACCTGCAGATAGCGAAAATGTACTTCGAAAAGTGTCTTAAACGCAATCCGAACCACTGGCCAAGCATGGAAGGGCTGCTGCGAGTGTTTTGTAGCGCTTCGAACGTGGTCGAAGCGTACGGATGGGCCAGCCAATGCCACCGAAAGGACGGTCGCAACAAGCTGTACATCGACGTGGTGAGAGCAATCAGGGAACGGTTTAAATCGACACTGCCATACCTGGATACGGTGTTCACCGTGCCACCGTCGTTCGATTTTtcggaggaagagaagcaccGGCCGCTGGCAGCTGCCTTGGAAACGTTCGATCAGCTGTTCAAACCATGTCACCAGGCGGATGATACGCCAGATTTCACCGTAATGCCGGAAACGTTGCGAAATGTTATGAAAATAGAGGATCTTAGTTTCGAAACGATCGGCAACGTACTGGTAAAGCTGAACCAGCTGATGGAGGAACTAGATTTG CGCTGTGTGTTCATGGTAGACACGGACGAACTGTTCTGCGAACACCAGAAGGCAACACCGGAACGAATCGTGGAAGATGTGCAGATGTCACCGGACGCAACCGAATGTAGTGCGGAACAGTCGGCGGCGAAAGACGATAATCGCATGGAAATTGAAGAGGAGGAAGTGTGTGGTG AAGAAGCGAACGATGTTTGCGGTGCGGCGGCCAAAAGCAATGACGAAGCGAATGGCAATGGTACGTCTGCTGCTGATAGTGCTGATTCTGGAGTTG ATGCGAACGAGCAAGCCAAAAACAAAGCCCGCCGAAGAGGTTCCGAGCTGAAGATTCTCGAGCAGTGGGGCTGGCATAAGAACCGACGCTCGACGCGAAAGAAAAGCGTACAGGAAGTGAACGATCCGGTCGATGCAACGGTCGATTCATTCTTCAAGCAAGCCGTTAAACAACATCTTTC CGAGGATTTACATTTCAAGGACTCTCCATTTGTGCCGGAAGCATGTACCGAGGCCCAACCAAGCGATCAAGCCAAGGGACGGACAGAATCTGCCGAAGCACATTCCACCAGCGGATCCACCGAGCAATCGCCTACTATTACGCAGTTGAATTTTTGCAGTGAATGTAATTTGCACAGCTTTGTCTCCGAGATGAAGGAAAGCAACGTTGATGTGTATGCGTTAATGTACGGATTTTTGGCGCACGTCTCTAAATCGTGGGGCGTCGCGATGAAACCGGAACTACGCTCGCTCTACCTGGAATTGCATTCACACTTCACACAGTACACCGATTACGGCTCGTGGAATCAACTGCCGGAGGATCGGCTGGAGGTGATATTTCAAATCACACTGTTTCATCTCGAGCTTAAGCTGGATGCCGGTTTGGCGCAGAGCGATGAGCAAACGCGAAG TGTGTTTGATCGATTCGATGAGGAAGTTTTCCATCGCTGCCGGTTCTACGTGGACAGCCTACCCAGTCCGCAAACCGTGACGGTGTATCGCATTCGATTGCTGTGGATTGCTTACATTCTCGACTGCAGTATGCAAAAATTCGACGAAGCTTTAGATAATCTCTATTTG CTTTCCGAGCTGGTAGACGCACCGGGTGGTGCGTGCATCGAGCTAAACTTTCCAAATCAGCGAGCCAACACCAGCGTCAGCAAAGGCTCGGTTCGAGAGTTGATCGGCGAGACGGAACGCAAGCTGCGCATCGAACGTGTTAAGCGCCACTACGACAGCGGTGAGCATGAGCCGGTGGTCACAATACTGAAAGACACACTGCAGTACTACACCTCCGATGGGAATCCGGACGAATCGATTCTTAGCCTCACCATTCAAACGCAAATGTTGCTGGAATCGCTCTGGAGTATGGCCGAGATGGAG GAATGTTTTCTCTGGTCGGAAAAATCCTTCACCTACTCCGTGCAACAGTTTATGACCGCCCCGGTACAGCACGACAGCCGCAAGTCACGCATGTGGGCAAACAATGTAAACTTCACGCTGCTCTACATTGAGTCGATCATCAAGCAGGAAGGAGTAGCTATCA TCGATATGCTTGGTAAAAATCTATCGCGTCTCATCCAATCGCTGCATCGCTTGCTAACGCACCAGCTGGACCCGAGTGGGGAGAAGAATTATACCGCCCCACTTTGCCTGATCGAATGCTGGAGAGCTTGGATTGTGCTGTACTACATTTTAGAGCG GCAAGACGATATGGATAGTTCGCTTAAGCTGAATCGCCCGCTGGCCATTGCCGATCAAAGTGGGACGTTAGAGTTGGAACCAGAACGTCTTTGCAATTCGATTATGATGTGCTTCGTTGCCCATGAGCTGCTGGGAAA gaaaaattgGTGCTCGAAAGGTGACAGTGGGCTGCTATTTCACACGCTCGATGTCGTTGTGCCCAAGATTCGTTCCCCAATGTTGGAACCGTTCCGCGAAACGTTGAACGAGTATCTCGAGCAGGTAACGTACTGCCTGTACGGCTACCCACAGAAACGGCCCCGGCTCCGACACATACAGGATCACTGTGCTGTGCAAGTAGCGCTTACCTGGGAACGAGCGATTCAGCTGTTCGATCTGTACCGCCCCGACAGTCTGCCGGAATTTAACTCATACAA GCTGGAATCAATTTCGACCGATATGGAGGCACTGCTGCAGCGCATTATTCTGCTGATACCGCGCGAAATCAACATGATGAAGCTGTCCCGCCCGATATCCGAGTTTATCGATGGCAAGGGCAACACGTTGCCGGAGCCGGCCAACATTCTGCAGAGCGAAGTGAAGCCGATTTTCTATCTGTTGGCCgatttttactttaaaagtCGTGATTTTACCCGTGCCATTCGGTACTACGTAATGGATCTGGCCCTGGAACCGTCGCGCTTTGACTCGTGGGCAGGAATTTCACTGTCCAAAGCAAGCAAGGTTGAGACGAAGCTTAACTCAACTGAAACAATACC CTTGCAGGAGTTTCTCGATGAAACGGACAACGGTATGAAGTGCTTCGATCAGTGTTTGCAGCTAAACGAAGAAGATTCGCAGCTGTGGATCGAGTACGGCTCGTTCGCTTACAACATTCATTCGTTCTGCTCGCGTAGCTTAAAGTTGCTCAGCGATACACTGTCCATGGAGAG CTTCGCTCTGGTGGAAACGCACAAGGAGCGCTGCCTGGATATAGCGTTCACGTGCTTCAACAAGGTGAGTCTTATCAAGCTGTGCTACAGCACTGCGACCGGTGACGGTAtcgatgagcagcagcagcagcagcagcagcagcagcagctacaatCGAACCAAGAGAACGGCCACAATCACGAGGACGAAGTTTGGCTGCATCACTACATGCTCGGTAAGATAgcggagaaaaagaaggaacatCCGGCCGTCTACCTGACGCACTACCTGAAGTCGGCCAAATATCTGTACGAATGCAACGCGACCTACCCGATCAAGATCAACCACAGCAGCCCGTCGCAGCTCGCGATCGAAGCGCTCGAGATATTTTACCGCATCAACGCGGCCATCATCAAGTACGTGGAGCAACATTCGCCGATAAGCAAAAAAACGTCTCGATTATTCTTGCGCACGCTCAAGGAGCTATCAACCAGCCCGTTTGCGGTGAATCGTGCCAAGATAAATGAAAACATGCTGAAGCGAAAGATCTCACCGAACGCCGGTGGTAATGCAGCCGGCGCGACGGAAGTGGACGTTCCGGTTGATTCTCCCAAGGTCGCTAAAGCCGGAGAGCAAACTGCGCCGGAAGCTGTCGGACCTGTTCCAGCGCCATCGGATGTTGGGGAAGAATCTACTGTACGCGAGCAACCAGAATCGGCGGCTACTGTGTCCGTCACCGGTCCTCAGCCACAAGCACCGAACCCGGGAGCGAGTGATGTTCAGGTGGTGGAAGAGGTTGCATACGTTCCCTCACCGGCAGCCGGTGCCGCTCCGATGCCTGCCCGTGCACTGGAACATCTGCGAGTGGAGGAAATTAAGCAGCTGGGTGACCTTCAGCATCCAGCCATGCGTCGTGGATCGCAGGAAAGTGCAATTACATCCACCACtacgacgaccaccaccaccaccagcaattCCTCGTCCACGTCCAGCGATTCGTCCGACAGTGATTCGGATACGTCCTCCGACTCGGACAGTGACAGTACCTCCACGGACGATGAGCTCATT AACCAGCAACCGATCGACCCAACGCAGCGGGACACCATCTTCAAGCTGTGCATTAAAAATCTGGAAGAGTGCATAACGCGCTTCCCGGAACACTACAAATCGATGTACCGTCTCGTACACCATTTCATGCACGCGCCCGGCTCGACAAAATCTTTCGCGAGTGCACGGCAGCTACTGCTCGGCACGTACCGCACCACGCTCGGTAATCAAATTCCGGGACTGTTTACCGAACGCAAGACGACCAATTTCTTTAAC GGTTTGTGGAGAATTCCGGCGTCGGACATTGATCGGCCGGGTAACTTTGCTTCCCACATTTCAAAGTGCGTGATCGTGCTGATGGAAACGTTGAAGGAGTTTGCCGAGTACGACATTCTGCTCGATTTGGCACTGCAGCTGCAGCGCACGCCAGAACCGGACAA GAAGTATTTGAACGATTACGAGCGCAAAGAGCTGGTCCAGCAGGCGATACTGTACTGCGTCCAGGTGTACCGGAGCTTGCTCAAGAAGTACACAGACGGTCGCAACGACGCCGAGCTGCTCTCGCTCATGGTCGACATGTACAAAGCGTACCGCAAGATCATCAAGCACATGCAGGCGAAGGAGTCGATGTTTGCGACCGTGCTGGTCGACGCGTACCGGGTGTTTGTCAGCGATAAGGTGCCGAAACTGCCCGACAACATTAGCGTGCTCGATTTAGCCGTCAAGCTGTGCACGTACGAGATGAACTATCGCAAAACGCAGGAAAAGCAGCAACAGGCAAGCGCTAGCGCTGGTACAGGATCGACCTCAGGAACGAccggggcagcagcagcagctgtgtCCGCCGCAGGTAACGGTGGCAATGGTTCGAAACAGATGCTAACCAGCGGTGAGCTGCCGGCAACGATGATTGTACCGATGCAACCGATATCGGCG AACTTTATCCCTGGGCTTACGAAACAAAATCGGCGCTTGGGTGTGACGAAAGCCACCGCTTCTGCTTCCGCTGCACCACCAACGTCAACGGCCGCAACCACTGAACAGTCCAGCGTTCCGCAGCCTTCCTATCCTGCCACGCATCAATACGCACAAAGCGCGCTGACCAGCATGATGATGTCCGACCTTTCGTCACGCGTCACCATCACGCCGATTATGCTCGATTCCGTACCATCCTCGACGACCGGTAGCAACAGTTCGAATAAAGCAACCACCGCTTCGTCTTCAACGTCCGCCACGACCGTACCAACCGCGGCAGCGAAATCGATGCCCTTTTCGCCCGGAACATCTTCCAGCGATCTGCTCCTACCACTGCCATCGGTaacgccaccaacaccaacggcTAGCTCGCCGGCAACCGGTGCCGTGAGCTCTTCCACGCTCTACCAACAGTATCTGAAGCTGTTCAGCCAAATTCCAAACATTGCTGCGATCGGCAACAGTCCCATGATGACGGCCGCTTTTACCGAGTATCTAG CTgcttttaaaatgcaaagccAGAAAGCTGCACTTTCTCCGAGCACCGATCGAAGCACCTCCACACCTTCCCCACTACCTCCCCCGATGGCGCTGGGCATGCCGAAAGGTCAGATGGCCAGTTCCGCCAGTAAAGATTACAACCCGgtcggcagcggcagcagcagcagtcagcaaACCACCGCTCCCACCGCTAGCACCACGCTCggagcaagcaaaaaaggcTCTTCCGGAACAAAATCCATAAACGTTGAGCAACACCAGCATCAGCTCGCTACCATTACGCTCACGCCGATGTCAACACTGACCGGCACTGGTCCACTGCCGACGAAGAAAGATGCCCGCGTATCCTCACCCTTCGGAGGCACAGCGCAGCGCGTGGCTTCGCCGTCGCCCATCCCCACCATTACACCGTCGGACGgtccaatcccggcacggagCAAAGACCCAGCGGCGGGTGGTCGCAAAGCGAAGGGCAGAAAGGCGGGAGCGGGGCAACAAACGCGCCCGGCACCGTACAGCAGACCCAACGCTATGAATCAGCCAATACCGCAGCTCGGAGTTCCCGGCCTTTCGATCGAACCCGTGATGGGTCCGCTGATGCAACCCGTCGGTACAGGGAAAGCATCCGGATCGACAACAAACACCGGCCGTACGGATAAATCGCTCGCCGCCGGCCAGTTCGATGCCAGCGTGCCGAAAGATTTGATAGCCTCCTACATGGAACTGCTGCAAAAGTATCCCCACATGGCACGGTCGTGGTTGATGAGCATGAAGGGAGGAACTGGCGCGACGGCTCCCACCGTTCCCGGTATGCCACCCCTGCCAGCAACGGGTGGCCGGAAGCAATCTGCTAAGCAGTCCGCCAAAGCGACTGCCGCAATGCAGAACGCGCTGGTGGGAAGCAATCGTTTCGCTTCCGCGAGTCCCACTGCCGGCATTCCACGAATCGGTGCGACCATAACACCGGTCCCGACGGGTGCCGGCGGGTATCCACCGACCGACAGCTACAACAGACAATCGGCGATGATCGGTgctgggggtggtggtggtggtgccggtaCCTCGTCCACCCCTTCCCCAATCTCAATGCATCCGATGGGTGTTGG ATCAAACCAGCAACAGGCGAAAACCCTGCAGCAAAAGCTTGCCGAACGCCAGAAAGCGAACAAGGCGCGCGAAAGTGAAggtgctggtggcggtggatcGGGTCATCAGGGGGGTGCAGCGgtcaacaccaccaccgcgaAACCAAAACCGCCCGCCGATGATCCGATGGATGTGATCGTGCTTGAATGA
- the LOC118507068 gene encoding toll-interacting protein-like, with the protein MEEVTPRSNEHWKRAYLGPLPDEFLRVTTAQDIQEVSDRQAALALQSYHNTYTPHMAPNFVGRLSITIAQAKLVKNYGITRMDPYVRLRVGHFVYETQTAPNGGRNPRWNRVIHCQLPAGVDTIALEIYDECNFSMDELIAWAEIRIPQSVLRGETHEDWYPLSGKQGEGLEGSIDMVMSFNNMVVQPRMIQTNAPVVLVPNVATGTPMPVFVAPNQPQVARPPPPVLSDDDLTRIHEMFPQIDKEVVKSVAVANNQDRDAVINALLQMSS; encoded by the exons ATGGAGGAAGTGACCCCACGATCTAACGAACACTGGAAGCGG GCTTATCTTGGTCCGCTGCCGGATGAGTTTCTGCGTGTTACGACAGCACAAGACATTCAGGAAGTCTCCGATAGGCAGGCCGCTTTGGCACTTCAAAGTTACCACAACACGTACACTCCGCACATG GCTCCCAACTTTGTCGGCCGACTAAGCATCACCATTGCACAGGCCAAGCTGGTGAAAAACTACGGCATCACCCGCATGGATCCGTACGTGCGTTTGCGAGTGGGGCACTTTGTTTACGAAACGCAAACGGCGCCGAACGGTGGCCGGAATCCGCGCTGGAACCGTGTCATACACTGTCAGCTGCCGGCCGGTGTCGACACGATCGCGCTCGAGATCTACGACGAGTGCAACTTTTCCATGGACGAACTGATAGCGTGGGCCGAAATTCGCATCCCGCAGTCGGTGCTGCGTGGTGAGACGCACGAAGACTGGTACCCGCTTAGCGGTAAACAGGGCGAAGGGCTGGAGGGCAGCATCGATATGGTAATGAGCTTTAAT AATATGGTCGTACAGCCGCGGATGATACAAACCAACGCTCCGGTCGTGTTGGTACCGAACGTGGCCACCGGCACCCCGATGCCCGTGTTTGTTGCTCCGAATCAACCGCAGGTGGCACGGCCACCACCTCCCGTGCTTTCCGACGACGATCTGACGCGCATTCACGAGATGTTCCCGCAGATCGATAAGGAGGTGGTCAAATCGGTCGCCGTAGCCAACAACCAGGACCGCGACGCAGTCATCAATGCCCTGCTGCAGATGAGCAGCTAG
- the LOC118507074 gene encoding uncharacterized protein LOC118507074 — protein sequence MKMASKIVFAAFLIITMLVCAFDALPVPDHAKIRIHVPIKHHTHLHTKTVVKTVHVGIPVKNVKTHDDEHGWEYGKKKKGASSYLSYI from the exons ATGAAAATGGCATCGAAGATT GTTTTTGCCGCTTTCCTCATCATTACCATGCTTGTGTGTGCCTTCGATGCACTTCCTGTTCCCGATCATGCCAA AATTCGTATCCACGTGCCGATCAAGCACCACACACATCTGCACACGAAAACCGTGGTGAAAACGGTGCATGTCGGCATCCCGGTAAAGAACGTCAAGACGCACGACGATGAGCATGGCTGGGAGTatggcaagaagaagaagggcgCCTCCAGCTACCTGTCCTACATTTGA
- the LOC118507066 gene encoding uncharacterized protein LOC118507066, which yields MMVPIRWQSSSRRTCSIHVVLLLVLLLTGVLASGSRVRSKKHRSSRGTTAVGRWQSRTSTDGTSNAIHELGSAKPAPFSKPAHTSGGPKKRSYYIPTVTNLENNLQHFINNLKTGIGASKLAHAVNGVTGAIQQAVSMPGHGPINLLGSHRPVAGIHNAAGYYSNANELRYGQPFTKQAGGHYKTSAPVTYGKKSVQGPKRGRHQSAAASPPGKYDSLMSDLGISGYKHFENAVIRDLERREELKVEATIHSLFPDASDDDWRPIASIKKTPLTSGVVRGTAPELSESKIVTSLTAVPAEKRPQETAVRSAKPKPTVTGVSSGVRYGLTSTSVSPKSTIAPSPKHRSKTASLGKEKRTKDRVKCWNCVPSTSGTVSARQPSSVTYSTTPKQTSAAGGAQSQRFGPTYDATMFYGNNGKAPAAVAQSYSNVEIQYNNRTIAPPTFAVSPWTQVASVGQEEVSTQSAPPVTTFTALSEPSSSVSTSSGLANFYSTGVKKSYTKTPKPYVPGTAYVGQGDATVTSTTTHKPTGGSQGTKGTTKKRTNHHHHHHHNHHNRSETGPSVTSLRRAVEKTGDSVVAGSSKTELRVKKKFDPKYSRNRGTIKFKDALEKNPDHIYR from the exons ATGATGGTACCCATCCGGTGGCAGAGCAGCTCCCGGAGGACT TGCAGCATTCAtgttgtgttgctgttggttcTTCTGCTGACAGGAGTGCTAGCTAGTGGGAGTCGTGTGAG ATCCAAAAAGCATAGATCATCACGCGGTACAACCGCAGTAGGACGCTGGCAATCAAGAACGTCTACCGACGGAACATCCAACGCAATCCACGAGCTCGGCTCGGCAAAGCCTGCACCCTTCTCGAAACCAGCCCATACGAGCGGTGGCCCAAAGAAACGGTCCTACTATATCCCCACGGTGACCAACCTGGAGAACAACCTGCAGCACTTCATCAACAACCTCAAAACGGGCATCGGTGCATCAAAGCTTGCCCATGCAGTGAACGGTGTAACCGGAGCCATCCAACAGGCCGTCTCGATGCCCGGACACGGACCAATCAACCTGCTCGGTAGTCACCGACCGGTGGCGGGCATACACAACGCGGCCGGTTACTATTCCAACGCCAACGAGCTACGGTACGGACAACCGTTCACCAAGCAAGCGGGCGGTCACTACAAAACGTCAGCTCCCGTCACCTATGGCAAGAAAAGCGTGCAGGGGCCGAAACGTGGCCGACACCAGTCGGCAGCTGCGTCACCACCCGGGAAGTACGATTCGTTAATGTCCGATTTGGGCATCTCCGGTTACAAACACTTCGAGAACGCCGTCATCCGGGATTTGGAGCGTCGTGAAGAGCTTAAGGTGGAGGCCACCATACATTCGCTGTTCCCGGATGCAAGCGATGATGATTGGCGACCGATTGCTTCCATCAAGAAGACGCCACTCACGAGCGGAGTCGTTCGTGGTACAGCGCCGGAACTTTCCGAGTCGAAGATCGTTACCTCGTTGACGGCTGTGCCGGCCGAAAAGCGTCCTCAAGAGACGGCTGTACGAAGTGCGAAGCCGAAACCAACAGTTACCGGTGTAAGTTCCGGAGTTCGGTACGGTTTGACGAGTACTTCCGTTAGTCCCAAATCGACGATTGCTCCGAGTCCGAAGCATCGTTCTAAGACAGCCTCActtgggaaggaaaaacggacGAAGGATCGTGTTAAATGTTGGAACTGTGTCCCGTCTACCTCTGGTACGGTGTCCGCTCGGCAGCCTTCGTCCGTAACGTATTCCACCACACCGAAACAAACGTCAGCAGCTGGTGGTGCCCAGTCGCAACGCTTCGGTCCTACGTACGACGCGACAATGTTCTACGGTAATAATGGTAAAGCACCGGCAGCGGTAGCACAGTCCTACAGCAATGTGGAGATCCAGTACAACAATCGCACCATCGCTCCGCCTACGTTCGCCGTTAGTCCCTGGACACAGGTGGCATCCGTTGGGCAGGAAGAGGTTAGCACCCAATCTGCCCCACCCGTTACCACCTTCACCGCACTCTCGGAACCATCGTCCAGCGTCAGTACCAGCAGCGGGCTGGCAAACTTCTACAGTACTGGCGTAAAGAAGAGCTACACCAAAACGCCCAAACCGTACGTGCCGGGAACGGCGTACGTGGGACAGGGTGATGCCACGGTTACTTCGACCACCACTCACAAACCGACTGGCGGCTCGCAAGGGACGAAAGGTACGACCAAGAAACGAacaaaccatcaccaccaccaccaccataacCACCACAACCGGTCAGAAACGGGCCCGTCCGTGACAAGCCTCCGCCGGGCGGTTGAGAAAACCGGTGACAGTGTCGTGGCCGGTTCGAGCAAAACCGAGCTGCGGGTGAAGAAAAAGTTCGACCCGAAGTACAGCCGCAATCGGGGCACGATCAAGTTTAAGGATGCGCTCGAGAAAAACCCGGACCACATTTACCGGTAG
- the LOC118507072 gene encoding uncharacterized protein LOC118507072 isoform X2, with amino-acid sequence MYINFKNVLSHFCTQPIALLWLIVLCSVLVRVESAIAGDRLVFHVPINYKNVHMTKTRVKPIHHRTFQKTDYKLLGYSMDKHVHPMEQQQQHMSPMEYLAKMQMLRG; translated from the exons ATGTACATCAACTTCAAAAACGTTTTATCCCATTTCTGTACACAGCCCATTGCGCTACTGTGGCTGATCGTTCTATGCAGTGTGTTGGTGCGCGTTGAGTCAGCAATCGCAGGCGATCGGTTGGTTTTCCACGTCCCAATCAACTACAAGAACGTTCACATGACCAAGACACGGGTGAAGCCGATTCATCATCGAACGTTCCAAAAGACGGACTATAAGCTGTTGGGCTATAGCATGGATAAACACGTTCATCCGAtggagcaacaacagcagcacatGTCTCCGATGGAGTACCTCGCAAAGATGCAGATGTTAAG AGGATGA
- the LOC118507072 gene encoding uncharacterized protein LOC118507072 isoform X1, producing MYINFKNVLSHFCTQPIALLWLIVLCSVLVRVESAIAGDRLVFHVPINYKNVHMTKTRVKPIHHRTFQKTDYKLLGYSMDKHVHPMEQQQQHMSPMEYLAKMQMLSRG from the exons ATGTACATCAACTTCAAAAACGTTTTATCCCATTTCTGTACACAGCCCATTGCGCTACTGTGGCTGATCGTTCTATGCAGTGTGTTGGTGCGCGTTGAGTCAGCAATCGCAGGCGATCGGTTGGTTTTCCACGTCCCAATCAACTACAAGAACGTTCACATGACCAAGACACGGGTGAAGCCGATTCATCATCGAACGTTCCAAAAGACGGACTATAAGCTGTTGGGCTATAGCATGGATAAACACGTTCATCCGAtggagcaacaacagcagcacatGTCTCCGATGGAGTACCTCGCAAAGATGCAGATGTTAAG CAGAGGATGA